From Woronichinia naegeliana WA131, the proteins below share one genomic window:
- a CDS encoding endonuclease domain-containing protein, giving the protein MNNLNDTDFHLPYNPQLVERAKYLRKNMTIAEQKLWKNYLKNFKYRVLKQRPIDHFIVDFYCPSLKLVIEIDGDSHFTDDAIIYDQARSEKLKGYGLQIIRFTNQDVLDNFEEVCEIIEEINPPNPLKNDLLDKN; this is encoded by the coding sequence ATGAACAATCTTAACGACACAGACTTTCATCTTCCTTACAATCCGCAATTAGTAGAAAGAGCTAAATATCTCCGTAAAAACATGACCATTGCCGAACAAAAACTATGGAAAAATTACCTCAAAAACTTCAAATATAGAGTCTTAAAACAAAGACCGATAGATCACTTTATTGTTGATTTTTATTGCCCTAGTTTAAAATTAGTTATTGAAATTGATGGCGATAGTCATTTTACCGATGATGCAATAATTTATGATCAGGCTAGAAGCGAAAAATTAAAAGGTTATGGTTTGCAAATAATTAGATTCACAAATCAGGATGTATTGGATAATTTTGAAGAAGTTTGTGAGATTATTGAAGAAATAAATCCCCCCAACCCCTTGAAAAATGATCTGTTAGACAAAAATTAG
- a CDS encoding Uma2 family endonuclease: MVANFRESFLTVEEYLSWEEVQAIRHEYINGVVYAMAGGTLPHNDIAVNLTTALRGFLREKGCKVRMSDAKVQISEKGPFFYPDVVVSCNEQDRRSRQVICFPVLIVEVLSPSTAAFDRGDKFRYYRRLESLQEYVLIDSEKVSVDCYRRMNRGKWELTSYPEEGVSKENPDILELSSVDFRCPLSLIYEDVELLPLMPNEDTLN; the protein is encoded by the coding sequence ATGGTTGCTAATTTTAGGGAATCTTTTTTGACGGTTGAAGAATATTTAAGCTGGGAAGAAGTGCAAGCGATCCGCCATGAATATATTAACGGGGTGGTTTATGCGATGGCAGGCGGAACGTTACCCCATAATGATATTGCGGTGAATTTAACGACTGCTTTACGGGGTTTTTTACGGGAAAAGGGCTGTAAGGTGAGAATGTCGGATGCTAAGGTGCAAATTTCGGAAAAGGGGCCGTTTTTTTATCCTGATGTGGTGGTGAGTTGCAATGAGCAGGATCGGCGATCGCGTCAGGTGATTTGTTTTCCTGTGTTAATTGTGGAGGTGTTGTCACCTAGTACAGCAGCCTTTGATCGGGGAGATAAGTTTCGTTATTATCGGCGGTTAGAGAGTTTACAGGAATATGTGTTGATTGATTCGGAAAAGGTGAGCGTTGATTGTTATCGGCGCATGAATAGGGGAAAGTGGGAGTTAACGAGTTATCCAGAGGAGGGAGTTAGTAAAGAAAATCCTGATATTTTGGAGTTAAGCAGTGTTGATTTTCGATGTCCACTATCGTTGATCTATGAGGATGTGGAGTTGTTACCATTGATGCCTAATGAAGATACACTAAATTAA